The following proteins come from a genomic window of Trifolium pratense cultivar HEN17-A07 linkage group LG4, ARS_RC_1.1, whole genome shotgun sequence:
- the LOC123881936 gene encoding calmodulin-like protein 6 — protein sequence MVFATLLLVVLFIAGLINIVFYIPTNKIRSLLQKIFPNNNINNAPKSNLVTTTKLDKDANFRKEELKKVFSTFDKNGDGFITKQDLKESLRNIRIFMNEKEIDDIVVKFDSNGDGLIDFEEFCLLTSESLGGGEEKKEGVVGSKEDELEELEANLKEAFEVFDKDKDGLISVEELALVLGSLGLRDGNKINEECKEMIRKVDVDGDGMVNFNEFKRMMMNKGGRLV from the coding sequence ATGGTTTTTGCTACACTTTTGCTAGTGGTTCTTTTCATTGCTGGTCTAATAAATATAGTCTTTTACATACCCACCAACAAAATTCGttctttgcttcaaaaaatatttcccaacaacaacattaataatGCTCCCAAATCCAACTTGGTTACAACGACCAAGTTGGATAAAGATGCTAATTTTAGGAAGGAAGAACTCAAAAAGGTGTTTTCGACTTTCGACAAGAATGGTGATGGGTTCATAACAAAGCAAGATTTGAAGGAATCATTAAGGAACATAAGAATCTTCATGAATGAGAAAGAgattgatgatattgttgtgaaatTTGATTCAAATGGAGATGGTTTGATTGATTTTGAGGAGTTTTGTTTGTTGACTAGTGAGTCTTTAGGAGGGggtgaagaaaagaaagagggTGTTGTTGGTAGTAAGGAAGATGAATTGGAAGAATTAGAGGCTAATTTGAAGGAGGCTTTTGAAGTGTTTGACAAAGATAAAGATGGGTTAATTTCAGTTGAGGAGCTAGCTTTGGTTCTAGGTTCATTGGGATTAAGGGATGGGAACAAGATTAATGAAGAGTGTAAAGAGATGATTAGGAAAGTTGATGTGGATGGAGATGGTATGGTCAATTTTAATGAATTCAAGAGAATGATGATGAACAAAGGAGGAAGGCTGGTATGA